GATGGATTCGAGTGCTTCGATCACTTTCTGGATGGACGGATGCGGAGCGATCTTAATCGGATCCCTGTCACCCGGGTCCAGTGCCATCGGAATATCCAGTCCCGTTTCAAACCAGATCGGCAGGCGGCCGTGGGAAGCGGGAGCGTGAAATGGCATTTGTATGACGAACGGTATTTCTTTCGTTTCGCCTGCCCCGATCGTTTCGTTGTCTGCAATCAAGTATTTCTCGAGCGCCACTTTTTCTTTCACTTTCTTTTCATCTACTTCGCGCACCGCTTCGGTCATCAGAAACATATGGATGGAATCGATCGACTGCTCGACATCTCCTCCTTTAATGACGACTCTCCCACGCACGTCCTCCCCGGGAACGAATTGGTTCTTTTCCAGTTGGGTATCCACTTTCGCAGCACCGACGCCGACACTTGCCAGGAATTTCTTAAACATAGGGCCTCTCCTCCTCTTTTTTATACCTACGTCCGGACGACCCAAAAGGGTTCAAAATTTAACAGAAAACTAATTTGTGTGCATACTTAGTATAATGATTTATTTCTTTGTTTGTCTCATTTAGATAATTATTCTGGGATTATTTCTACCCTTTTATATATACTTAGTATATAATGAGCGTAGATAAAGATGGGAGGGATTGTTAATGATTACAGTTAATGGTTTGACGAAAGACTTTATCCAGGGTAGGCAGCGTGTAGACGTGTTGAAAGGCATCGATTTGTCAGTGCAGGAAGGAGAATTCGTCGCGATCATGGGGCCGAGCGGGTCGGGGAAGAGTACGCTTCTGCAGCTGTTGGGAGGGCTGGATGCGCCTACAGACGGAGAGATGCATGTGAAGGGGCGTCCGCTGCATGACATGAAGGAGAAGGAAAGGACGATCTTCAGGAGAAAAGAATTAGGGTTTGTCTTTCAAAATTATCAACTGCTCCCGACCTTGACGGTGGAGGAGAACGTCGCGTTTCCGCTCCATGCAGATGGGAAGCTGACGAGAGAAAAGAAGGAATACGTCCATGAGCTGCTTCAATCGGTAGGGTTGGAGGGACTGCATAAGAAACGGGCCAACCTTTTGAGCGGAGGGCAGCAGCAGCGGGTCGCCATTGCACGTGCACTTGTCAATGACCCGGCTGTCCTGCTGGCGGATGAGCCGACCGGGAATTTGGACAGACAAAAGGCGGAAGAGATTCTCGTGTTGTTTTCCAAATTCCACCGCGAACAGAAACAAACGATCGTCATGGTGACCCATGATATCTTTGCGGCGGGTTTTGCGGATCGAATCGTTCTTTTCCGTGACGGGGTCGTCGATCAGGTCATATCCAGGAAGGATCGGGACTATGCTAAATACTTGGCTGATTTCATGGCGTAATACGACGTCGAACAAGAAGCGCTTTTTCTTTACCCTGCTTGCGATTATCGTTGGAACGATGATGTTGACGGCAATGTTGATCGCGAATGAAACGACGGAAGACGTCTTTGACTATTACGAAGATATGTATGTAGCGGATGCGGACTATTGGGTGCTGAGCGAAGGGGAGACGTATCCGGAATCCACGATCGCTCCAATGGAGAATGATCCGGCTGTTACAGAGACGCTGCATGCACTTGATAAGCAGACCTTCTTCGAATTGGAAGAACGTACTCTTAATGAGAGGTCTGTCCGGATTACCGGCGTCGATGATCAAAAGAGTTCTCTTTTGAAGATTCCTGTAATAGAGGGGGAGCTCGATAATGAGGGGATCGTCCTTCCGGAACCGGTTGCAGCCCTGCTGGATAAGGAAGTCGGCGATACCGTCCGCTTCACAGGCATGGGAGAGGCGAAAGTGTCTGCCATTACGGAATATACCCAGCTGCTCTCCAGTCCAAGTGACTGGGAAGGGGCGGAATCTAGCAGCTTCCGCGTCATGGCTCCACTTGACCTGTTAAGAGAGTGGACCGGGGAGGAAGATGCGCTGTCCTATGTGCGTTTTCAAACAGATGGGGATGGGGAAGCGCTGTTCCGGAAATGGCAGGAGAAATTCCAGGGGACGGGCGCCTATATCGAACCTGTCGTCGCCGATGATCTGCAGAGTAATGACATCGGAGGGCTGTACACCTTCTTCTATATCATTGCAGCACTTGCCATATTTATCAGCGGATTCATCGTGTTCAATATGATTTATACGAGCGTGATTGAGCGGAAGAAAGAATTCGCCATTATGAAGAGCCTTGGTTACACGAAGGGTTCTGTTTCCAAACTGGTTCTTATTGAAATGGTGCTTCTCGCTTTAATCGGTTCCTTCGTCGGGGTACCGCTTGGTATTTGGATGGGGGATGCATTCATGGGGGCGCTTCTGCAAGTATTCCAATTCGATATGGTTTACACGTTGAATTGGAAGGGGCCTGTTTTGACCGCCTTCCTGCTCAGTCTCTGCTATCCTGTGTTGTTTTCTCTTTTTCCCATCTATCACGCGGGGAAGGTTTCTATTTTATTGGCGTTGAAGGAAGCAGGTGTCAAACAGCCTTTATCAACAAGCTATGTAGGAAGAGGGCTCGCAGGACTTGTGCTTATTTGCTGTGTTTTCATCGATCATCCAATTTCCTACGCGGCGGGAATTGCAGGTGTCCTTCTCTTGTTCCCGCTTTTGTTAGCGGGGATAGGGAAACTGACGGCCCCTTTATTCCGGTCATTTTTTCACTATCCGGGTGTAGTGGCTGTCAGGAATCTGTATCAGCAGATAAACAGAAACGCCAATACCGCTGCGATCCTCGCTGTTGGAGTAGCAATCATTTTGTTACTTAGTGCCGTAATTGAAACAGCGCCGGAAGGTTATGAAAAAGAAATTACGAGTACGTACGGCGGGGATATGAGAATCACTTCAGAGGCTCCGTGGACGCAGGATGATGTGGATAAACTGCTTACGTACAAGGAAATTACGGATGTAGAGCCTTTGTCGGAAGCTGCTCCGATTACATGGGAAACCGTGGGAGGAGAGAGGCGGCAGTTTTCGGTGCTTTCTGTGAGGGAGGAAGGCCCCGTCTTATTTGAAGAAAAGGGGACAGAAGACACCTATGCCTCCCTGGAAAAGGAATCTACGATTGCGCTTGGTGAACGGGCCTTTGATGAATGGGGCGGGGAGATCGGGGATTCCATCTTGATGAACACTCCGAACGGAGAGCAGCAGTACAAAGTGGTCGACGTCGTGAAAACCTCCCATCATGCCGGCTATACAGCTTTCATGAAGGAGGAGAACCTGGCGGATGAATTCGGTTGGAGCCAAAGCTATGATATGCTGTTAACGGTAACGAACAACGCCGACCAGGCGCTGCGCAATCAATTGTGGCAGGATTTCGGTGAGCATCTGTCCAAAGTGCAGACAGCAGAGGAAGAAATTCAGTCCACCACTTCCGCTATTACAGGGATGAATGAATTGATCCTGTTATTGATGGTCATCATCATTGCCTTATCAAGTGTCGGTACCGCCAATACGCTGTTGATGAATACGTACGAGCGCAGGTTTGAGATCGGAACGATGCGAGCGCTCGGTTTTACGAAAAAGCAGGTGAAGACGATGATTCTGTCCGAAGGGCTCCTCATCGGCTTATCGGGTGTAGCAGGCGGTTTATTGTCTGGGGTGCTTTTCATCTATGCGACGAGTAAATCCGAACTGATGGAAGGGTTTATGACGTTCCGCCTCCCTGTACCGACGATGATGGTGGCGCTGGCTGCCGGAATTGTCTTAAGTATAGGCGCGGCGTGGATTTCAAGCCGTTCGGCAAGTAAAATCGATGTACAGGCATCACTTAAAGAAGGTTGATACATTGTCCGTTAAATATGGAATTTTAACTTTGTTATATGTAGAGAGACATCATGGCTACGAATTGAAGCTGGAGATGGACTCCCTTCTTGGTATGAAGGGAAAAGTCAATCCAGGACAGATTTACACGACGCTCGACCGTTTGATCCGGGACGAATTGGTATCGTCTCCGGGCTTGGATGATCAGGACAGGAAGCTGTTCGAATTGGAGCAGAAGGGGAAGGACCAGGTGGAAAAGTGGCTGCTGGAACCGGTGCCTTATCATTCGACGAAGGACGACTTCTTTTTTAAATGGAACTGCTCCCGCAGAATCGGTTTTCAGGACGAAGATAAAATGCTCCAGAATCAGAAGGAAGTGATCCTTGAAGGGGTCATGGAACTGACGTCCGCGAAGACGGAAGCCCTTATGAAGGGAGACGAGAATACGTACCTATGGATGAGCGGGCTGCTGCTGCACCTGGAGGCGGACTTGAACTGGATCATGCAGGTGGAAAACAGGATACGATAACGATTCAGGCAGGGGATCCCGAGAAAGGGTCCCCTGCTTTTTTTTACTATTCCATTAGACACCGTACCATGCTACATTGGATAAAGGTGGAATATTGAAAATTCTAAAAAGGTGGTCGTGAACGAATGCTTGCAACGATGTATAAACGGAGGGAGAAACTGGCCGCCCTGCTGTCCGTCATTCTTTTGGCCGTGCTCTCTGTCTATGTGTTATGGAGACCGCCGGGAACAGCGGAGCAGTGGCTGAATATTGCTGTGTTTGCGCTCCCACTTCTATTCATGGGCAGTATGGTGGTTTCCAGCAGACAGAAATATAACAAAGTAAAGAAAGTGGAGGTACCGGAATCGAATAATTCTCTTTCAGAGGTGGATCATCTTGTGCTGAAAGGAGATGCTGGATGGTTCCCCCGCCTGCTCATCTTCGAAAAGAACGGCGCTTATCTGGGCGGATGGAAGCTAGACAAAGCCGCCTGGTGGGTTCGCCCTCTGATCCTCTATCGAAAATCGGTGCTGTCATTCTTTCCGACGACATTCGGATTTTACTCCAACACAGGGGAACGAATCCTCTCCTGGAGTCGAAAAGGGTTTAAAGATACGGTCGTAACGATTTACGACCGGGATGGGGAAACGCTCGGGTCTTACATACAGAAAGAATTCAAAAGCCTTGTCCATATTAAGGGGGAGCTCAGGGGAACCGATGGAAACAAACTTCTGTCTGTTCAGGTGTCCGGGTTTTCCGGTGATTTCAACCTGGTGGACGAAGAAGGGCGGTGTTGGGCGGACTTTTATAACGGCAGGTTCCCGCATGAATATACGGAACTGTTTCGGGATATCGATAATGATATCGTCGGACTCTCCGGACAGCTTCGGGAGGACGAGAAGCAGCTGGTGATCGGTGCTGTCTGCTTCCTTTTCATGGAGCGTCAGCTGAGAAACCGGTAGTGGATCAACGAAGATCTTTTGGGTAATATTTGGGCTTGAACAGCAGGCCGCCTGCCATGATGATCAGTCCATTGAAGAAGAGGACCATCGCGCCGATCGCTCCGAAGACGTGTTCCGCTCCGTCAAGGTCGCGGGTGACAAAAAGAGCGAGCGCCGCCCGGATAAGAAAGTAGAATACAGCAGCGCCTGCTGTGGACAGAAGGGCTCCGGTGATCAGCCAGCTTTTCTTATTCCTTTTCACAAAAGTGGCTACGGCTGTGTTCAATAGAATGAGAATGACGATCAGAATTGTAATCATAGACTTTTTCCTTTCTGTAAAGAGTCTGGGAATCTAGTGGGTGGAGAGATGCAGAATGGATGACGCTACAAAGAAGATCAGGATTATCGGCTCGGTGGCAAGCGGGAAGACGACGCTTGCTAAAGAACTTTCCGAATATTTACATATTCCCTATATTGAAATGGATAATCTTGTATGGGACAGAGGGAGCGGGACAGACCGCCGGCGTACACCGGAAGAGAGGGATGCTTGCCTTCACCAAGTTCTGGTGGAAGATCAGTGGATCCTCGAGGGGGTGCACCGAGGGGACTGGACGGAGGATACGTTCTTCGAAGCGGATGTCGTCCTTATGCTGGATCCGCCATACATGCTTAGAACCTGGCGGATTATCCGCCGTTTCTTCCGTCAGAAAGCAGGCTTGGAATCAGCCAATTATCGTCCCTCTCTGAAAATTTTCCTGCGGATGTTTCGTTGGAACAGACATTTCGAAAAGGTGGAGAAACGGAAGTTCCTGCAGTCAGAAGCCGGGTTGCTTCCGAAGACGAAACGGGTGACGCGATGGAGCGGCGATCTTGAAAACCTGGACAGTCTGGTGCGCAGGAGGGATATGGGATGAAGCATGACGTACGCCGGTGGACGATCCGGTCGGTCGAAGTGGCGGATGCGGGAGAGTTGTCTGCCTTACGTTATCAGATAGATGGGGAGACGGAATACCTCGATCGGGAACAGGGGGAAGCGTTCCTTGATGAGACAGGCTTCCGTAAGTTGATTGAGAAGGATGCAGAAGCGGAGAACCGTTTGTTTCTTGTTGCAGAATCAGAAGGGAAACTGGTCGGTTTTGCACGGTGTGAAGGGATGGATTTAAAAAGGAAAGCCCATCAGGCGGAGTTCGGTGTTGCCGTAAAAAAGGAATACTGGGGATGTGGGATTGGGAGGGGCCTTCTTGAATCAGCTGTTGCCTGGGCGGACAGGAGCGGGATTGTTAAACTTACGCTGAGTGTCCTTGCAGCCAATCAAAAAGCAGTGGAGCTGTATAAGCAATATGGTTTTGTAGAAGAAGGCCGGCTGCGGGCAGATAAACGTCTCGCAGACGGCTATTACGATACGCTTCTGATGGCAAGGTTTCATTCCTTTTAATACTTAGTAAAACACAGAGAAAGAGGAGAAGGAAAGATGGCGTTCATCACAGCGAAAGTCTTGTATATTTCCTTGTTCATTTTAATTATTCATACGATCGAGACCCTTGCCTATGCAGTCCGGCTGTCAGGGGCGCGGGTCGGGATGATCGCGGCGGCCCTGTCTTTGTTCAATCTGATGGTCATCGTGTCACGGATGGCGAACATGCTCCAACAGCCTTTTACCGGAAGTCTGGTGGATAAGGCTCCGGACGGGAACGCGCTTGGTTTTATCGAAGATCAATTCCGTGTCATCATCGGAGCGTCAACGCTAGGTACCCTGCTTGGCATTATTCTGCTGCCGACATTCATCGCCCTGTTCTCGCGGGCAATCATTCAGCTGTCGAAGCAGGGAGGCTCGGTGCCGTCTTTGATCAAACTGCTTCTCACCCCGCAGTACATCAAGTGCGGTCTTCATTTGATGCATATACCGAAGCGCTCTTATTTGAAAGGGGTATCGTTTACAAGGATACCGAAACGCTTGTTCTTCATCAACATGGTTGTCACAGCCGTCTATACTATCGGCGTGCTGTCTGCTCTATACGCTTCGCTGCTTGTCCCTGACCGATCCAATACCGCAGTGATGGCTTCCGGGATGATCAACGGGATCGCGACGATTCTGCTTGCCGTTTTCGTCGATCCGAAGATTTCCGTCATGGCGGATGACGTCATTCATAAGCGCGGGGATTACAGCCGATTAAAAAGCGTCTCGCTGATGATGATCACCTCCCGGCTTCTGGGAACGCTGCTTGCCCAACTGCTGTTTATACCGGGCGCTTATTATATCGGTTGGTTCACTAAATTCTTAGTATAAAGAAAAGGGGATTAGAAAATGGAAAAATCCGTGATTTTTGACATGGATGGAACCTTGTTTCAAACGAATCTGGTATTGGAATCAGCACTGGATGATGCTTTCGACTACTTGAGGAATTCCGGAAAATGGGAAGGACAAACACCGATTGAGCTGTATCGGGAAATCATGGGTGTGCCGCTTCCTGAAGTATGGAAAGCCCTGATGCCGGATCATTCCGAAGAGGACAGACGTTTGACGGATGCTTTCTTTCTTGCCAGGCTCCTTCACCACATCAAAGAAGGGAACGGGGCCCTTTACCCTCATGCTGGAGAGACGCTGCGTTTGCTGAAGGAGAAAGGCTGCCGTTTATTCATAGCCAGCAACGGTCTGATCGACTACCTTCAGGCAATTGTTCGCTGTTACAGTTTGGATGAATGGGTGACGGAGACGTTCAGCATTGAACAAATCGATTCTCTCGATAAGGCAGACCTGGTAAAGGAAATCGTGAACAAATACGATTTAAAGGACGCAGTAGTCGTCGGTGATCGTCTCTCCGATATTCGGGCGGCAGAGACAAACGGGTTGGTTTCTGTCGGCTGCCGTTTTGACTTTGCCAAGGAAGAAGAACTTGCCGAAGCGGATTATATCATTAATGAATTACAGGATCTGCTGCCCGTCGTTATGCAGACGGTAAGCGTGGAATAGGGGGAGGACAAATGGATCAATACCAAACGGAACGATTGACGATGATGGTTTTTACTTTGGATATGATGAACGCTGCTCTTGAGAGTAACACCCAGCTTAAGGAAGCATCGGGCTGTGAGGTTCCGGAGAATTATCCGATGGAATTGTACAAGCAGATGCTGCCGTACAAAATCGAACGATTTCACGAACATCCGGAAGAGAATCTATGGGAAGGTCTCATCATTCATACAGAATCGAACACAATCATCGGAGATATGGGCTTCAAAGGCGGCCCCGATGAGAATGGGGAAATGGACATCGGCTACAGCATCCTTCCAGAATATCGCGGAAACGGCTATGCTTCGGAGATGGCGTCGTCGATCGTCCTCTGGGGGTTAAAGCAGCCGGGTGTAAAGAAAATCACGGCGTCATGCTCGACCGGAAATCAAGCATCGATCCGGGTGCTTGAGAAAGCCGGATTCCAGCGGACCGGCGAGTCGGACGGGGAATGGTATTGGCAGCTGGAAGCGTGAGTACAGGTAGGATCGTGTCCATTCCCGGACCACGCTTTTTCTATAAACGCATCATCCGCATACTTTTATGCGGATTTTTTTCATTTTATAGACACCTCCCTTAGTCCTTCTTTCGATTATTAGGATAGAACACTTAAATCGGAGGAATGACGAATGATGATGAACTGGGTCCGCAAGCATCAAACATTTCAATCGAAGGCGGAGTTGGACAAGCACGTAAGAAGCTTCTTGTATAGAAGAAAGGCCGCTTTGTCGGAGGGGACGCTTGAGGTGCTGACGTTCCTTTGGCGGCACGCCGTGAAGTTTCCAGGCGTCGCTTTCCCTAAAAGGCAGACCGTCGTAAAAAGCACCGGCCTGAGTGAGAGCACAGTCGTAAGGGCACTCCGGCGGCTCGTCCAGGAAGGCCTGATTGAAAAAGTAAGGACGACGAAACCGAACGGTCGGCAGGGCGTGAATCTGATCGTTTTCCTTCCACAGGACACGGGTTCCCTTCCCGTTGATGACACCCCTCGCGACACCCTTCCTGACACCCCTCAAAAATCAGAGAAACCTTTCCAACTCTGCTCGGAAGCATCATTTTCCCAACCGGAAACAAAGGAGAAACAAAGAAAAGCTTCTCTTAGTAAATCAGTACCCCTCGACGCATCCTACCTTCCCTCTTTCATACCGAATCGCTTCATTCAAACAACAATACCCTTTTTACAGACAGATAAGATCCTTGATGCATGGCGCACGGTAGAAAATGCCTATAAACAGTCAGATTTGATGATGCCGTTGGAAGCTTATGAAGACTTGTACATCCAAACTTTCAAACAGGGCGTGTACGCGTGGAAAAAGGGAAGAATACGGACAGAGCTGCTACGCTATTATTACGGGGGGCTTGTGCGGACGTTTGAAATACAGGCAAGGAAAGAGGCTTTTCAGCGGCAGGAATCCCTCCTTTATTATGACTGGCTCCAAGTGAATGAAAGCGTGTGAAAGGTTATTGACAGAAAATTGAGCATAGATTATGATAGATGTTATGAGAATGAGAATCTTTATCATTTACATAATTCGAAAGGGTGTTGAACGTGAAGAAAGTTTGGTTGTTTGCGTTAATGTTAGGGTTGGTGCTGCTTGCTGCCTGTGGTGGTCAGGAAGAAAGCGAAGACAGCTCGGATAGTCAAAGCGGAGAAGGAACCGATTCCCG
This sequence is a window from Bacillus sp. SB49. Protein-coding genes within it:
- a CDS encoding sporulation protein — its product is MFKKFLASVGVGAAKVDTQLEKNQFVPGEDVRGRVVIKGGDVEQSIDSIHMFLMTEAVREVDEKKVKEKVALEKYLIADNETIGAGETKEIPFVIQMPFHAPASHGRLPIWFETGLDIPMALDPGDRDPIKIAPHPSIQKVIEALESIGFHIRKVDMEVSKRHGYVQEFEFVPNGEYRSYLDELEVIFFLNENKLDVMLEVDRRARGLKGLFSEALEMDESIVKVSFDEQELQEGTTAIAGKLRTSIDPLKQ
- a CDS encoding ABC transporter ATP-binding protein, which encodes MITVNGLTKDFIQGRQRVDVLKGIDLSVQEGEFVAIMGPSGSGKSTLLQLLGGLDAPTDGEMHVKGRPLHDMKEKERTIFRRKELGFVFQNYQLLPTLTVEENVAFPLHADGKLTREKKEYVHELLQSVGLEGLHKKRANLLSGGQQQRVAIARALVNDPAVLLADEPTGNLDRQKAEEILVLFSKFHREQKQTIVMVTHDIFAAGFADRIVLFRDGVVDQVISRKDRDYAKYLADFMA
- a CDS encoding FtsX-like permease family protein encodes the protein MLNTWLISWRNTTSNKKRFFFTLLAIIVGTMMLTAMLIANETTEDVFDYYEDMYVADADYWVLSEGETYPESTIAPMENDPAVTETLHALDKQTFFELEERTLNERSVRITGVDDQKSSLLKIPVIEGELDNEGIVLPEPVAALLDKEVGDTVRFTGMGEAKVSAITEYTQLLSSPSDWEGAESSSFRVMAPLDLLREWTGEEDALSYVRFQTDGDGEALFRKWQEKFQGTGAYIEPVVADDLQSNDIGGLYTFFYIIAALAIFISGFIVFNMIYTSVIERKKEFAIMKSLGYTKGSVSKLVLIEMVLLALIGSFVGVPLGIWMGDAFMGALLQVFQFDMVYTLNWKGPVLTAFLLSLCYPVLFSLFPIYHAGKVSILLALKEAGVKQPLSTSYVGRGLAGLVLICCVFIDHPISYAAGIAGVLLLFPLLLAGIGKLTAPLFRSFFHYPGVVAVRNLYQQINRNANTAAILAVGVAIILLLSAVIETAPEGYEKEITSTYGGDMRITSEAPWTQDDVDKLLTYKEITDVEPLSEAAPITWETVGGERRQFSVLSVREEGPVLFEEKGTEDTYASLEKESTIALGERAFDEWGGEIGDSILMNTPNGEQQYKVVDVVKTSHHAGYTAFMKEENLADEFGWSQSYDMLLTVTNNADQALRNQLWQDFGEHLSKVQTAEEEIQSTTSAITGMNELILLLMVIIIALSSVGTANTLLMNTYERRFEIGTMRALGFTKKQVKTMILSEGLLIGLSGVAGGLLSGVLFIYATSKSELMEGFMTFRLPVPTMMVALAAGIVLSIGAAWISSRSASKIDVQASLKEG
- a CDS encoding PadR family transcriptional regulator, translating into MSVKYGILTLLYVERHHGYELKLEMDSLLGMKGKVNPGQIYTTLDRLIRDELVSSPGLDDQDRKLFELEQKGKDQVEKWLLEPVPYHSTKDDFFFKWNCSRRIGFQDEDKMLQNQKEVILEGVMELTSAKTEALMKGDENTYLWMSGLLLHLEADLNWIMQVENRIR
- a CDS encoding GNAT family N-acetyltransferase, producing the protein MKHDVRRWTIRSVEVADAGELSALRYQIDGETEYLDREQGEAFLDETGFRKLIEKDAEAENRLFLVAESEGKLVGFARCEGMDLKRKAHQAEFGVAVKKEYWGCGIGRGLLESAVAWADRSGIVKLTLSVLAANQKAVELYKQYGFVEEGRLRADKRLADGYYDTLLMARFHSF
- a CDS encoding lipid II flippase Amj family protein translates to MAFITAKVLYISLFILIIHTIETLAYAVRLSGARVGMIAAALSLFNLMVIVSRMANMLQQPFTGSLVDKAPDGNALGFIEDQFRVIIGASTLGTLLGIILLPTFIALFSRAIIQLSKQGGSVPSLIKLLLTPQYIKCGLHLMHIPKRSYLKGVSFTRIPKRLFFINMVVTAVYTIGVLSALYASLLVPDRSNTAVMASGMINGIATILLAVFVDPKISVMADDVIHKRGDYSRLKSVSLMMITSRLLGTLLAQLLFIPGAYYIGWFTKFLV
- a CDS encoding HAD family hydrolase yields the protein MEKSVIFDMDGTLFQTNLVLESALDDAFDYLRNSGKWEGQTPIELYREIMGVPLPEVWKALMPDHSEEDRRLTDAFFLARLLHHIKEGNGALYPHAGETLRLLKEKGCRLFIASNGLIDYLQAIVRCYSLDEWVTETFSIEQIDSLDKADLVKEIVNKYDLKDAVVVGDRLSDIRAAETNGLVSVGCRFDFAKEEELAEADYIINELQDLLPVVMQTVSVE
- a CDS encoding GNAT family N-acetyltransferase, which translates into the protein MDQYQTERLTMMVFTLDMMNAALESNTQLKEASGCEVPENYPMELYKQMLPYKIERFHEHPEENLWEGLIIHTESNTIIGDMGFKGGPDENGEMDIGYSILPEYRGNGYASEMASSIVLWGLKQPGVKKITASCSTGNQASIRVLEKAGFQRTGESDGEWYWQLEA
- a CDS encoding helix-turn-helix domain-containing protein, coding for MMMNWVRKHQTFQSKAELDKHVRSFLYRRKAALSEGTLEVLTFLWRHAVKFPGVAFPKRQTVVKSTGLSESTVVRALRRLVQEGLIEKVRTTKPNGRQGVNLIVFLPQDTGSLPVDDTPRDTLPDTPQKSEKPFQLCSEASFSQPETKEKQRKASLSKSVPLDASYLPSFIPNRFIQTTIPFLQTDKILDAWRTVENAYKQSDLMMPLEAYEDLYIQTFKQGVYAWKKGRIRTELLRYYYGGLVRTFEIQARKEAFQRQESLLYYDWLQVNESV